Proteins co-encoded in one Populus trichocarpa isolate Nisqually-1 chromosome 10, P.trichocarpa_v4.1, whole genome shotgun sequence genomic window:
- the LOC7481591 gene encoding delta(24)-sterol reductase, with translation MSDLEAPLRPKRKKVWVDYFVQFRWILVIFVVLPISFTLYFLTYLGDVKSEMKSYKQRQKEHDENVKKVVKRLKERNPSKDGLVCTARKPWIAVGMRNVDYKRARHFEVDLSSFRNILEIDRERMVARVEPLVNMGQISRASVPMNLSLAVVAELDDLTVGGLINGYGIEGSSHIYGLFSDTVVAYEIVLADGQVVRATKDNEYSDLFYAIPWSQGTLGLLVSAEIKLIPVKEYMRLTYKPVVGNLKELAQAYIDSFAPRDGDQDNPSKVPDFVETMIYNSTDGVMMTGRYASKEEAKKKGNVINNVGWWFKPWFYQHAQTALKKGEFVEYIPTREYYHRHTRCLYWEGKLILPFADQWWFRFLLGWMMPPKVSLLKATQGEAIRNYYHEMHVIQDMLVPLYKVGDALEWVDREMEVYPIWLCPHRLFKLPVKTMVYPEPGFEHQHRQGDTSYAQMYTDVGVYYSPGPVLRGEVFEGADAVRRMEDWLIENHGFQPQYAVSELNEKKFWRMFDADLYEHARKKYGAVGTFMSVYYKSKKGRKTEKEVQEAEQAHLETAYAEAG, from the exons ATGTCTGATCTCGAGGCCCCCCTGCGCCCAAAGAGGAAGAAGGTGTGGGTAGACTATTTTGTCCAGTTCAGATGGATCttagttatttttgttgttcTCCCAATCTCCTTCACCCTTTACTTTCTCACTTACCTTGGGGATGTCAAATCAGAGATGAAATCCTACAAACAGCGTCAGAAGGAACatgatgaaaatgttaaaaaagtGGTGAAACGCCTCAAAGAGAGGAATCCATCCAAGGATGGTCTTGTTTGCACTGCTCGTAAACCCTGGATTGCTGTTGGAATGCGGAATGTTGACTATAAACGGGCTCGGCACTTTGAAGTTGATTTATCATCTTTCCGTAATATCCTTGAAATTGACAGAGAGAGAATGGTTGCAAGAGTTGAGCCACTTGTAAATATGGGACAGATTAGCAGGGCGAGTGTCCCAATGAATCTTTCCCTTGCAGTGGTTGCAGAACTTGATGATCTCACTGTTGGTGGGCTAATTAATGGTTATGGGATTGAAGGAAGCTCTCACATCTATGGCTTGTTCTCTGACACTGTTGTGGCTTATGAGATTGTTTTGGCAGATGGCCAGGTTGTTAGAGCCACCAAGGACAATGAATACTCTGATCTTTTCTATGCCATCCCTTGGTCTCAGGGAACACTTGGGCTTCTTGTCTCTGCTGAGATCAAGCTTATTCCCGTTAAGGAATACATGAGGCTGACCTACAAACCTGTGGTGGGTAATCTGAAAGAACTTGCACAGGCCTATATAGACTCTTTTGCACCCAGAGATGGAGATCAGGATAACCCGAGCAAGGTTCCAGACTTTGTGGAGACTATGATTTATAACTCTACCGATGGTGTGATGATGACAGGGAGATATGCCTCCAAAGAAGAGGCCAAGAAGAAGGGAAATGTGATTAACAATGTTGGTTGGTGGTTTAAACCGTGGTTCTATCAGCATGCGCAGACAGCCCTAAAGAAAGGGGAGTTTGTAGAGTACATTCCAACCAGAGAATATTACCACAGGCACACAAGGTGTTTGTACTGGGAGGGGAAGCTCATACTTCCATTTGCTGACCAATGGTGGTTTAGATTTCTCTTAGGCTGGATGATGCCTCCAAAGGTTTCTCTTCTCAAGGCTACTCAAGGTGAAGCAATCAGAAACTATTACCATGAGATGCATGTCATTCAGGATATGCTTGTTCCTCTTTACAAGGTTGGGGATGCCCTAGAATGGGTCGACCGTGAGATGGAG GTATATCCCATTTGGCTTTGTCCGCACAGGTTGTTCAAGCTTCCTGTGAAAACTATGGTGTATCCTGAGCCAGGGTTTGAGCATCAGCACAGACAGGGAGACACATCCTATGCCCAGATGTACACCGATGTTGGGGTGTATTATTCACCTGGACCTGTGTTGAGGGGTGAGGTGTTTGAAGGTGCAGATGCAGTTCGTAGAATGGAGGACTGGTTGATAGAAAACCACGGCTTCCAGCCTCAGTATGCAGTGTCTGAGCTGAATGAGAAGAAATTCTGGAGGATGTTTGATGCTGACCTCTATGAACACGCCAGGAAGAAATATGGAGCTGTGGGAACCTTCATGAGCGTGTACTACAAATCCAAGAAAGGAAGGAAGACGGAGAAGGAGGTGCAGGAAGCAGAACAAGCCCACCTTGAGACTGCTTATGCTGAGGCTGGTTAG